The Acidicapsa acidisoli genome contains a region encoding:
- a CDS encoding RbsD/FucU domain-containing protein, translated as MKIKIILGMLAMFCGSLASYAQSDWQQRVKDELPLLGHRNWIVIVDSAYPLQSSPGVETIDTSADHLAVLDYVLDSLKSTKHIRPIVHTDKELGFLTEQDAPGVSRYRDELKAHLSGLPLDAILHQTLIDRVGETGKSFHVLVLKTGMAIPYTSVFLQLDCKYWSAESEAKLRDRMKAAEHQRTTP; from the coding sequence GTGAAGATCAAAATCATTCTAGGAATGCTTGCGATGTTCTGTGGAAGTTTAGCCAGCTACGCACAGAGCGATTGGCAGCAAAGAGTCAAGGACGAGCTGCCTTTGCTTGGGCATCGTAACTGGATTGTGATTGTCGATTCCGCTTATCCGTTGCAGAGTTCGCCTGGAGTGGAGACGATCGATACCAGCGCGGACCATCTGGCAGTGCTTGATTATGTGCTGGACTCGCTCAAGAGCACAAAACACATTCGTCCAATCGTGCATACCGATAAGGAACTCGGTTTTCTGACGGAGCAGGATGCTCCAGGCGTCAGCCGGTACCGAGACGAGTTGAAGGCACATCTCAGCGGACTTCCGTTGGATGCGATTCTCCACCAGACGCTCATCGATCGAGTAGGCGAGACCGGAAAGAGCTTTCACGTTCTGGTATTGAAAACAGGAATGGCCATTCCTTACACTTCGGTGTTCCTGCAGCTTGACTGCAAGTACTGGAGTGCGGAATCTGAGGCGAAGTTACGGGATAGGATGAAGGCGGCGGAACATCAAAGGACAACGCCTTAG
- a CDS encoding tetratricopeptide repeat protein — translation MRNRGRFLTNEPSEIHENLSLHASLVQKKSVHGNIPLDFSLIPGPRKARSAELVALANRMWETLSHRNLGAIARFFREAIDLDPGNAEAFTGLANALIAGGMLGITRASVGYSSAEAALQWALEIDPELPAAKCAAAWLKMVSKRDWQSARRGFDAALKHHPACTSCMGGRAMLHIAEGSPKEASALLLEVAQLNALSSLAMALYVWSQYLSREHANVLLQIEQAKASGQYGLVFDAVEALASIQLEDLEAQIERIEAMAADSPRNDVVQGALGYVYSATGQRLRASEILDAMAYREAHEQGHEPYAKAIILVGLNEPQKAVQLLEQSYREGSLWSLGFLSDPILDKLRDNPYYQLFLSKVSYPAHENALPRLGFVS, via the coding sequence ATGAGGAACCGCGGCCGATTCCTGACCAATGAACCCTCGGAAATCCACGAGAACTTATCACTTCACGCATCCCTCGTGCAGAAAAAGAGCGTTCACGGCAACATACCGCTCGATTTCTCGCTAATTCCTGGTCCTCGGAAGGCGCGCTCTGCCGAATTGGTGGCCCTTGCCAACAGGATGTGGGAAACTCTCTCGCACAGGAATCTCGGTGCGATTGCACGGTTCTTCCGGGAAGCTATCGATCTCGACCCTGGCAATGCTGAGGCATTTACAGGCTTGGCGAATGCTCTGATTGCAGGGGGTATGCTGGGCATAACTCGCGCTTCAGTTGGGTACTCTTCCGCCGAGGCGGCCTTGCAGTGGGCGCTGGAGATTGATCCAGAACTGCCCGCGGCAAAGTGTGCTGCGGCCTGGCTTAAGATGGTCTCAAAGCGAGACTGGCAAAGCGCTCGCCGTGGATTCGATGCCGCCTTAAAGCATCATCCCGCATGCACAAGTTGTATGGGAGGCCGGGCAATGCTTCACATCGCGGAAGGAAGCCCAAAGGAAGCCTCCGCCCTGCTGCTTGAAGTCGCACAGCTTAATGCTTTAAGTTCCCTTGCGATGGCGTTGTATGTCTGGAGCCAGTATCTCTCGCGAGAACACGCAAATGTTCTCCTGCAGATTGAACAAGCCAAAGCCAGCGGTCAATACGGGCTCGTATTCGATGCCGTGGAGGCGCTGGCCTCGATCCAACTCGAAGATTTGGAGGCTCAGATTGAGCGCATTGAAGCGATGGCAGCGGACTCTCCGAGAAATGATGTTGTACAGGGCGCTCTCGGTTACGTTTACAGCGCGACAGGCCAACGTCTGCGAGCAAGCGAAATCCTCGATGCCATGGCATATAGGGAGGCGCACGAGCAAGGACACGAACCCTATGCGAAAGCGATTATTCTGGTTGGCCTGAATGAGCCTCAGAAAGCAGTGCAGTTACTCGAGCAGTCTTATCGAGAAGGCTCCCTCTGGAGTCTTGGATTCCTATCTGATCCGATCCTTGACAAACTGCGCGACAACCCTTACTACCAACTTTTCTTGAGTAAAGTCAGCTATCCGGCTCATGAAAATGCCCTTCCGCGCCTTGGATTTGTCAGCTGA